Proteins found in one Arthrobacter pascens genomic segment:
- a CDS encoding CU044_5270 family protein: MNDLQLLREMRSDVGSASPTTLARGRNKLMSKISSDSRPEATTTHAPATVLPIFRRRVLMASAAAALLVGGIVVAEVVRPSPGAIAEAAEVLNDAAAATIQTSDPVVGPGQYLKIDTTSVYAAGVLLGDDPKAARRTVEWLDKYSDHLYIPSDQTAEWIWNREARIPTTFFSEDAKAEATKYQQSQAGDPTRMGELLRAPGGNFYGEQRMLFAGLPLAEGVKTLPRDPQALLDTIRQLDNPDRSEAETLESIAAALQTGVVPADLRAALYKAAALIPGVTVVDREANLDGKAGTAIGIEDPDRGTRMDIIIDPATGLLIGQRKVTLTAGETFPAGTATGWTSVQTSVVNSAP, translated from the coding sequence ATGAACGACTTGCAGCTGCTCCGCGAAATGCGTAGCGACGTCGGCTCCGCCTCGCCGACCACGTTGGCCCGCGGCCGCAACAAACTCATGTCCAAGATCAGTTCCGACTCCCGCCCCGAGGCAACGACCACGCACGCCCCAGCCACCGTGCTCCCGATCTTCCGGCGCCGTGTCCTGATGGCATCGGCAGCCGCGGCTCTGCTCGTGGGGGGAATCGTAGTGGCAGAGGTAGTCAGGCCCAGTCCGGGAGCAATCGCCGAAGCAGCCGAGGTCCTGAACGACGCCGCAGCAGCAACCATCCAGACCTCCGACCCGGTGGTAGGACCCGGCCAGTACCTGAAGATCGATACCACGTCCGTCTATGCCGCGGGCGTCCTTTTGGGGGACGACCCTAAAGCAGCTCGCCGTACGGTGGAGTGGTTGGACAAGTACTCCGACCATCTCTACATCCCCTCCGACCAAACAGCCGAATGGATCTGGAACCGCGAAGCCCGCATCCCCACGACATTCTTCAGCGAGGATGCCAAGGCAGAGGCGACCAAATACCAACAGTCCCAAGCTGGCGACCCCACCAGGATGGGAGAACTGTTGCGGGCACCGGGCGGGAACTTCTACGGAGAACAGAGGATGCTGTTCGCCGGCTTGCCACTGGCCGAGGGGGTGAAGACTCTGCCCCGCGACCCCCAGGCCCTCCTGGACACAATTCGACAGCTAGACAACCCAGATAGGTCGGAGGCCGAAACGCTGGAAAGCATCGCGGCTGCTCTTCAGACCGGAGTCGTCCCGGCGGACCTTCGCGCTGCACTGTACAAAGCGGCCGCGCTCATTCCGGGTGTGACCGTCGTAGACCGGGAAGCGAACCTTGACGGCAAGGCGGGCACCGCGATCGGGATCGAGGATCCGGACAGGGGAACGCGGATGGACATCATTATTGATCCCGCCACTGGGCTGCTGATCGGACAACGTAAGGTCACGCTGACAGCCGGCGAAACGTTCCCAGCCGGAACAGCGACCGGCTGGACGTCAGTCCAGACCTCAGTGGTGAATTCAGCCCCATAA
- a CDS encoding RNA polymerase sigma factor, which produces MSTDNDIIRRSRDSPAVFGELYDRHASVIYRYAARRAGDFAADDVTSETFLVVWEQLETYDLDREDARPWLFGIATNLLRRHHRAEAKILKTAAKAASREAVADDSDRIAARVDAVVATGRIARTLKAMAAIDRETLLLYAWADLTYEGIALAMDVPLGTVRSRLNRARRTLRTQLNLEILDETENDHERLAAAPRNA; this is translated from the coding sequence GTGAGCACAGACAACGACATCATCAGGCGGTCCCGGGACAGCCCCGCAGTTTTCGGGGAGTTGTACGACAGACACGCCTCAGTCATCTACAGATATGCCGCCAGAAGAGCCGGCGATTTCGCCGCCGACGACGTCACCTCCGAAACCTTTTTGGTCGTCTGGGAACAGCTGGAAACCTACGACCTGGACCGGGAGGATGCCCGGCCCTGGCTTTTTGGGATCGCCACAAATCTGCTCCGGCGGCATCACCGCGCCGAAGCCAAGATCCTGAAAACCGCAGCGAAAGCGGCTTCACGGGAAGCTGTCGCTGACGATTCCGACCGGATTGCCGCCCGTGTGGACGCCGTCGTGGCGACCGGGCGCATCGCCCGCACCCTGAAAGCTATGGCGGCCATAGACCGGGAAACGCTGCTGCTCTACGCCTGGGCGGACCTGACCTACGAGGGCATCGCCCTGGCCATGGACGTTCCCCTGGGAACCGTGCGGTCCCGCCTGAACCGTGCCCGCCGAACACTGCGAACCCAGCTCAACCTCGAAATACTTGATGAAACGGAGAACGACCATGAACGACTTGCAGCTGCTCCGCGAAATGCGTAG
- a CDS encoding pyridoxamine 5'-phosphate oxidase family protein: MAKIFDTIDRNLKAWIEEQPMWFVATAPLGIEGHVNMSPRGHDSFSVLGAHRVGWVDYTGSGIETIAHIRENGRVCLMFNSFGSRPRIVRLHGRGAVFLPGEATFEEVTALHPKHPSTRAVITVDVTRISDSCGWGVPVMEMTEERDLLRLQAEKKGEDGMAEYRAERNSLSIDGLPGFPAEA, translated from the coding sequence GTGGCCAAAATCTTCGACACCATCGACAGAAACCTCAAGGCTTGGATCGAGGAACAGCCCATGTGGTTCGTCGCAACCGCGCCCCTTGGGATAGAAGGGCATGTAAACATGTCCCCCCGCGGCCACGACTCGTTCTCTGTCCTGGGCGCTCACCGAGTCGGCTGGGTCGACTACACCGGCAGCGGCATCGAGACCATCGCACACATCCGAGAAAATGGCCGTGTGTGCCTCATGTTCAATTCGTTCGGTAGCCGTCCCCGTATCGTTCGCCTACACGGTCGAGGCGCGGTGTTCCTTCCGGGTGAGGCAACATTCGAAGAGGTAACGGCACTTCACCCCAAGCACCCAAGCACCCGAGCGGTCATCACGGTAGACGTCACGCGCATCAGCGACTCGTGTGGTTGGGGTGTCCCCGTTATGGAAATGACCGAAGAACGTGACCTTCTCCGGTTGCAGGCCGAGAAGAAAGGCGAGGACGGCATGGCCGAGTACCGGGCCGAGAGGAACTCGCTGAGCATCGACGGTCTGCCCGGGTTCCCTGCCGAGGCGTAA
- a CDS encoding alpha-amylase family protein encodes MRIAETSDLWWKNAVIYCLDVETFFDDDGDGTGDFAGLTQRVDYLAALGVTCIWLMPFYPSPDRDDGYDVTDFFSVDSRLGTMGDLVEFIRSARDRGMRVIADFVVNHTSVQHPWFVEARKSTDNPYRDYYVWRKDTPPDTSSEVVFPGEQTSLWTKDEATAEWYLHMFAEHQPDLNVTHPAVRNEIAKAMGLWLELGLDGFRLDAVPFFLETRGQPKDEAANLDPHEYLGALRSFLSRRNGSAVLLGEVNLPYKEQLEYFGGPEGDELNMQFDFMSMQHLYLSLARQDARPLAETLKSRPALHPDNQWAMFVRNHDELTLDKLSDAERQEVFAAFGPEKNMQIYGRGLRRRLPPMLGGDAGRIRMVYSLLFCLPGTPVLFYGEEIGMGEDLRQKSRAAVRTPMQWNSGKNGGFSSAKASDLVVPLARGDYGPEKVNAAAAKRDPDSLWNFMATLIQRYRESPELGWGEFAMIDQPEPAVFAHTCSSAGATMVLLHNFSEETVKVTGQAGPEDASPRAYKGAVLLDVLDGGNVPLEPDGGFTVELGRYGYRWFRVHRPGDRLAP; translated from the coding sequence ATGAGGATCGCCGAAACCTCAGACCTGTGGTGGAAGAACGCCGTCATCTACTGCCTGGACGTGGAGACGTTTTTCGACGACGACGGCGACGGCACCGGCGACTTCGCAGGACTCACCCAGCGGGTGGACTACCTCGCAGCGCTGGGCGTCACGTGCATCTGGCTGATGCCGTTCTACCCCTCGCCGGACCGGGACGACGGGTACGACGTGACTGACTTCTTCAGCGTTGATTCCAGGCTGGGGACCATGGGTGACCTGGTGGAGTTCATCCGGTCCGCCAGGGATCGGGGCATGAGGGTGATCGCCGACTTCGTGGTCAACCACACCTCCGTCCAGCATCCGTGGTTCGTGGAGGCAAGGAAGTCCACGGACAACCCGTACCGGGACTATTACGTCTGGCGGAAGGACACTCCGCCGGACACTTCGTCCGAGGTGGTGTTCCCCGGCGAGCAAACGTCTCTGTGGACCAAGGACGAGGCCACCGCGGAGTGGTACCTCCACATGTTCGCCGAGCACCAGCCGGACCTCAACGTCACCCACCCCGCGGTCCGGAACGAGATCGCCAAGGCCATGGGACTGTGGCTCGAGCTGGGGCTGGACGGTTTCCGGCTGGACGCCGTGCCGTTCTTCCTGGAAACCCGCGGCCAGCCCAAGGACGAGGCCGCCAACCTTGATCCGCACGAGTACCTGGGTGCCCTGCGCAGCTTCCTCAGCCGCCGCAACGGCAGCGCGGTGCTTTTGGGTGAGGTCAACCTGCCCTACAAGGAGCAGCTGGAATACTTCGGCGGCCCCGAGGGCGACGAGCTGAATATGCAGTTCGACTTTATGTCCATGCAGCACCTGTACCTTTCGCTGGCGCGCCAGGACGCCCGTCCGCTGGCAGAAACCCTCAAGAGCCGCCCGGCGCTGCACCCGGACAACCAGTGGGCCATGTTTGTCCGCAACCATGACGAGCTCACGCTGGACAAGCTCAGCGACGCCGAGCGCCAGGAGGTTTTCGCCGCCTTCGGTCCGGAGAAAAACATGCAGATTTACGGCCGCGGGCTTCGCCGCAGGCTGCCGCCGATGCTGGGCGGTGATGCGGGCAGGATCCGGATGGTGTATTCGCTGCTGTTCTGCCTGCCGGGCACCCCGGTGCTTTTCTACGGGGAGGAGATCGGCATGGGCGAGGACCTGCGGCAGAAAAGCCGGGCCGCCGTCCGCACGCCCATGCAGTGGAACAGCGGGAAGAACGGCGGCTTCTCCAGCGCAAAGGCCTCCGACCTGGTGGTTCCGCTGGCCCGCGGCGACTACGGCCCGGAGAAGGTGAACGCCGCGGCGGCCAAGCGGGACCCGGACTCGCTCTGGAACTTCATGGCAACCCTGATCCAGCGCTACCGAGAATCACCCGAGCTCGGCTGGGGCGAGTTCGCCATGATCGACCAGCCGGAGCCTGCCGTCTTCGCGCACACCTGCAGCTCGGCCGGAGCCACCATGGTGCTGCTGCACAATTTCAGCGAGGAGACGGTGAAAGTCACGGGCCAAGCCGGCCCGGAGGACGCCTCGCCCCGGGCATACAAGGGTGCCGTCCTGCTGGACGTGCTCGACGGCGGGAACGTGCCGTTGGAGCCCGACGGCGGGTTCACCGTTGAGTTGGGCCGTTACGGCTACCGGTGGTTCCGCGTGCACCGCCCGGGCGACCGGCTGGCGCCGTAA
- a CDS encoding TIGR03885 family FMN-dependent LLM class oxidoreductase: MVTVGFHASHEQIGPGQLLKDVQHAEQAGFDAAMCSDHIEPWSARQGHSGFAWSWLGAALATTNLRFGVVTAPGQRYHPAIIAHASATLASMFPGRFWLAPGSGENMNEHVTGDAWPPKKTRQLRLEECVDIIRRLHRGEEVTHHGLVTVQQARIWDVPAPPPPLIAPAISVDTARRAAAWADGMVTVNQPADKLTDMLAAYRDNGGQGKAVLQVHLSWAPREEEAVAIALDQWRSNTFAPPVPWDLPTAAHFDGVSTHVGEEQVRKSVNVSASLDRHAEWLAGYGDLGFDELYLHFVGQDQAPFIDAFADGVLPQLRRTADRTPARESMP; this comes from the coding sequence ATGGTCACCGTCGGCTTCCACGCCTCGCATGAACAGATCGGTCCCGGGCAGCTGCTCAAGGACGTCCAGCACGCGGAGCAGGCCGGTTTTGACGCCGCCATGTGCTCGGACCACATCGAGCCGTGGTCCGCCAGGCAAGGGCACTCCGGCTTCGCGTGGTCCTGGCTGGGCGCGGCACTGGCCACCACCAACCTCAGGTTCGGGGTGGTGACGGCGCCGGGCCAGCGCTATCACCCGGCCATCATCGCGCATGCTTCTGCCACGCTGGCCAGCATGTTCCCCGGCCGTTTCTGGCTGGCGCCCGGCAGCGGCGAGAACATGAATGAGCACGTCACCGGCGACGCGTGGCCGCCCAAAAAGACGCGCCAGCTCCGGCTCGAGGAGTGCGTGGACATCATCCGCCGCCTGCACCGCGGCGAGGAGGTGACGCATCACGGCCTGGTGACTGTTCAGCAGGCCCGGATCTGGGATGTTCCGGCGCCCCCGCCGCCGCTCATCGCACCGGCCATCAGCGTGGACACCGCGCGCCGGGCCGCCGCCTGGGCGGACGGCATGGTGACGGTGAACCAGCCTGCCGACAAGCTGACGGACATGCTGGCCGCCTACCGGGACAACGGAGGCCAGGGCAAAGCGGTCCTCCAGGTGCACCTCTCCTGGGCGCCGCGGGAGGAGGAAGCCGTCGCCATTGCCCTGGACCAGTGGCGGAGCAACACTTTTGCGCCGCCGGTTCCCTGGGATCTGCCCACCGCCGCCCACTTCGACGGCGTCAGCACCCACGTGGGCGAAGAGCAGGTCCGGAAGTCCGTGAACGTCTCGGCCAGCCTGGATCGGCACGCTGAGTGGCTTGCGGGGTACGGAGACCTCGGCTTCGACGAGCTCTACCTGCACTTCGTGGGACAGGATCAGGCGCCGTTCATTGATGCGTTCGCCGACGGCGTCCTCCCGCAGCTTCGCCGGACAGCTGACCGGACACCTGCGAGGGAGTCCATGCCATGA
- a CDS encoding AEC family transporter: MGGVLIGLAVIGVVIAVGYVAARCGLGGEPTVSALTRTAFFITNPVLMFTVVLKSDLAVVFSAYVPLALITAAITALLYVLVSRLWFRRPLAETAVGAMASSYVNANNIGIPITVYALGDATPVAPVLLVQLLLFAPLVLTLLDLSAAGRFSLRRMLTQPFRNPMIIASLLGVVLAAFHVKLPEPVMAPLTLLGGAAVPVVLLAFGMSLHGNRVLHGGGHTAEILTATALKSAVMPVVAFAVGRFIFNLDHQMLLGVVLMAALPTAQNVFLFANRYSRGETVARETVLLSTAATAPVLILAVWLLAA, encoded by the coding sequence GTGGGTGGCGTGCTGATCGGGCTGGCCGTGATCGGCGTCGTCATCGCGGTGGGGTATGTCGCCGCGCGGTGCGGGCTGGGCGGCGAGCCCACGGTATCGGCGCTGACGCGCACGGCTTTCTTCATCACCAACCCTGTGCTGATGTTCACCGTTGTCCTGAAATCGGACCTCGCGGTGGTCTTCTCCGCCTATGTCCCGCTGGCCCTGATTACGGCCGCCATCACCGCGCTTTTGTATGTCCTGGTGAGCCGGCTCTGGTTCCGCCGTCCCCTCGCGGAGACTGCCGTGGGCGCGATGGCCAGTTCCTATGTCAACGCCAACAACATCGGCATCCCGATTACCGTCTACGCGCTGGGGGATGCCACTCCGGTGGCGCCGGTGCTGCTGGTGCAGCTGCTCCTGTTCGCGCCGCTGGTCCTCACGCTGCTGGACCTGTCGGCGGCGGGGCGGTTCTCGCTCCGCCGGATGCTGACCCAGCCGTTCCGGAACCCCATGATCATCGCCTCCCTCCTGGGCGTGGTGCTGGCTGCCTTCCACGTGAAACTGCCCGAACCGGTGATGGCACCGCTGACCCTGCTGGGCGGGGCCGCCGTCCCCGTGGTCCTGCTGGCCTTCGGCATGTCGCTTCACGGAAACCGGGTCCTGCACGGCGGCGGCCACACCGCCGAAATCCTTACTGCCACGGCACTCAAGTCGGCCGTGATGCCGGTGGTGGCGTTCGCCGTCGGACGCTTTATTTTTAACCTTGACCACCAGATGCTGCTGGGCGTGGTGCTGATGGCGGCGCTGCCTACCGCCCAGAACGTGTTCCTTTTCGCCAACCGCTACAGCCGCGGGGAGACGGTGGCCCGGGAAACCGTGTTGCTTTCGACGGCGGCCACAGCCCCGGTGCTGATCCTCGCCGTCTGGCTTCTGGCGGCTTAG
- a CDS encoding ATP-dependent DNA ligase — protein MQLPVMPPVPPMLAKAVSGIPDGTLSYEPKWDGFRSIIFRDGDDLEIGSRNEKPMTRYFPELVEALKENLPPRCVLDGEIVLVGASGDRLDFDALQQRIHPAASRVKLLAAQTPARFVAFDLLALGDDDYTGRPFTERRAALEKALAGSQAPIHLTAATQDKETAEQWFRQFEGAGLDGIVAKPLDGRYQPDKRVMFKVKHERTADCVVAGYRLHKSGPDAIGSLLLGLYKDDGGLASVGVIGAFPMKRRQELFKELQALVTDFDGHPWAWAKQEEGERTPRNAEGSRWSAGKDLSFVPLRPELVVEVRYDHMEGERFRHTAQFARWRPDRDPESCTYEQLEEPVSFDLASVLETGRP, from the coding sequence ATGCAACTTCCCGTGATGCCTCCCGTCCCGCCCATGCTCGCCAAGGCCGTCAGCGGCATCCCGGACGGGACGCTGAGTTATGAGCCCAAGTGGGACGGGTTCCGGTCCATCATCTTCCGCGACGGCGACGACCTGGAGATCGGCAGCCGCAACGAGAAACCCATGACCCGGTACTTCCCGGAGCTCGTGGAGGCGCTGAAGGAGAACCTGCCGCCGCGGTGTGTGCTCGACGGCGAGATTGTCCTGGTGGGCGCCTCGGGGGACCGGCTGGATTTCGACGCCCTCCAGCAGCGGATCCACCCCGCGGCCAGCCGGGTCAAGCTGCTGGCCGCGCAGACCCCGGCCAGGTTCGTGGCCTTCGACCTGCTGGCGCTGGGGGACGACGACTACACCGGCCGTCCCTTTACCGAACGGCGGGCCGCGCTGGAGAAGGCGCTCGCCGGCAGCCAGGCCCCGATCCATCTCACCGCCGCCACCCAGGACAAGGAAACCGCCGAGCAGTGGTTCCGGCAGTTCGAAGGCGCCGGCCTGGACGGAATTGTGGCCAAGCCGCTGGACGGCCGATACCAGCCGGACAAACGCGTGATGTTCAAGGTCAAGCACGAGCGGACCGCCGACTGCGTGGTGGCCGGCTACCGGCTGCACAAAAGCGGACCGGACGCGATCGGCTCGCTGCTGCTGGGCCTGTACAAGGACGACGGCGGCCTGGCCAGCGTGGGCGTGATCGGCGCCTTCCCGATGAAACGCCGGCAGGAATTGTTCAAGGAACTCCAGGCGCTGGTCACCGACTTCGACGGGCACCCCTGGGCCTGGGCGAAGCAGGAGGAAGGCGAACGGACGCCGCGGAACGCAGAGGGCAGCCGCTGGAGCGCCGGGAAGGACCTGTCCTTTGTACCGCTCCGGCCAGAGCTGGTGGTGGAGGTCAGGTATGACCATATGGAGGGTGAGCGCTTCCGCCACACCGCCCAGTTTGCCCGCTGGCGGCCGGACCGGGACCCGGAATCGTGCACCTATGAGCAGCTCGAGGAGCCTGTCAGCTTCGACTTGGCGTCGGTTTTGGAAACCGGCCGGCCGTAG
- a CDS encoding IS256 family transposase translates to MDALKASGAFDELMNQIDSGQLELDGKDGFIQQLIKASLERGLQAGLSGHLGYDKGDPIGRFLPNSRNGSYPKTLGTSAGDVDLAVPRDREGSFTPHLVPKGARRTGGLDDMIISLYAGGMTVRDIAHHLESTLGTELSHETISKITDEVLDEVLEWQKRPLEPLYPILYLDAIIIKVRDGHQVQNRAAHIAVGVDMDGIKHVLGIWVEATEGAKFWAGVCAELANRGVKDVLIVCCDGLTGFPEAIGATWPAATVQTCVVHLIRASMRFIGYQDRKKVASALRPVYTAPTADAAQEALDAFEASDLGRKYPATVRTWRNGWEKFTPFLAFPPPVRRIIYTTNAIESLNYQLRKIIKNRGHFPNDQAAVKLLWLAICNIEDKRASDRAKLEGRARENRAKTVNKLIEGTFTQGWSEALGVLVLNYPDRLGPYLNR, encoded by the coding sequence ATGGATGCGTTGAAGGCTTCGGGTGCGTTCGATGAGCTGATGAACCAGATCGATTCCGGGCAGTTGGAACTCGACGGCAAAGACGGTTTCATTCAGCAGCTGATCAAGGCCTCGCTGGAACGCGGGCTGCAGGCCGGGCTCTCCGGGCATCTGGGCTATGACAAGGGCGATCCGATCGGGCGTTTCCTGCCCAACTCCCGCAACGGGTCGTATCCGAAGACACTTGGAACCTCTGCCGGGGACGTGGATCTGGCCGTGCCTCGGGACCGCGAAGGGTCCTTCACCCCGCATCTGGTGCCGAAGGGTGCCCGCCGGACGGGTGGTCTGGATGACATGATTATCAGCCTCTACGCCGGCGGGATGACAGTCCGGGACATCGCCCACCATCTGGAATCCACGCTCGGCACGGAGCTGTCCCACGAGACGATTTCCAAGATCACCGACGAGGTCCTGGACGAGGTCCTCGAATGGCAGAAGCGACCCTTGGAGCCGCTTTATCCGATCCTGTATCTGGACGCGATCATTATCAAGGTCCGCGACGGACACCAGGTGCAGAACCGTGCCGCGCACATTGCCGTGGGCGTGGACATGGACGGCATCAAGCACGTTCTGGGGATCTGGGTCGAAGCCACCGAGGGCGCGAAGTTCTGGGCAGGGGTCTGCGCGGAACTCGCCAACCGCGGTGTGAAGGACGTCCTGATCGTCTGCTGCGACGGGCTTACTGGCTTCCCTGAGGCGATCGGCGCGACGTGGCCGGCCGCGACCGTCCAGACCTGTGTCGTTCACTTGATCCGTGCCTCGATGCGTTTCATCGGCTACCAGGACCGGAAGAAGGTCGCCTCCGCCCTGCGGCCGGTTTACACCGCCCCGACGGCCGATGCAGCGCAGGAGGCACTCGACGCGTTCGAGGCCTCCGATCTGGGACGGAAGTATCCCGCGACTGTACGAACCTGGCGGAACGGTTGGGAGAAATTCACCCCCTTCCTGGCGTTCCCGCCGCCGGTGCGTCGGATCATCTACACCACCAACGCGATTGAGTCGCTGAACTACCAGCTGCGCAAGATCATCAAGAACCGCGGGCATTTCCCCAACGACCAGGCCGCCGTGAAACTGCTCTGGCTGGCGATCTGCAACATCGAGGACAAACGCGCCAGCGACCGGGCCAAACTTGAGGGCCGAGCCCGGGAGAACCGTGCCAAGACGGTCAACAAACTCATAGAGGGAACCTTCACGCAAGGATGGAGCGAAGCCCTTGGCGTCCTCGTTCTGAACTATCCCGACAGACTCGGACCCTACCTAAACCGATGA